A genomic region of Ammospiza nelsoni isolate bAmmNel1 chromosome 3, bAmmNel1.pri, whole genome shotgun sequence contains the following coding sequences:
- the LYPLAL1 gene encoding lysophospholipase-like protein 1, which produces MAAPAALQRSVVAPAGRHTASLIFLHGSGDTGQGARAWIKQILNQDMAFQHIKVIYPTAPARPYTPMKGAFSNVWFDRYKICNDCPEHIESIDSMCRGLTDLINDEVKNGIAKSRILIGGFSMGGGMAMHLAFRFHQDLAGVFALSSFLNKDSAVYQALKRNESALPELFQCHGTADNLVLYSWGEETNKMLKSLGVSTSLHTFPNLNHELNRTEIEKLKSWIIKKLPVEAPKANE; this is translated from the exons ATGGCGGCGCCCGCAGCGCTGCAGCGGAGCGTGGTGGCCCCCGCGGGCAGGCACACCGCCTCCCTCATCTTCCTGCACGGCTCAG GTGATACTGGCCAAGGAGCAAGAGCATGgataaaacagattttgaatCAAGACATGGCATTCCAACATATAAAAGTAATTTACccaacagctcctgccag GCCATATACACCCATGAAAGGAGCCTTTTCCAATGTGTGGTTTGACAGGTATAAGATCTGTAATGACTGTCCTGAACACATTGAAAGCATTGATTCCATGTGCCGGGGCCTTACAGACCTGATCAATGATGAGGTTAAGAATGGCATTGCCAAGAGCAGGATACTCATAG GAGGCTTTTCAATGGGAGGTGGAATGGCAATGCATTTGGCCTTTAGGTTTCATCAGGATCTGGCAGGAGTCTTTGCCTTGTCCAGTTTTCTGAATAAAGACTCTGCTGTGTACCAG gctttgaaaagaaatgaaagtgcTCTTCCAGAATTATTTCAGTGCCATGGAACTGCTGATAATCTAGTTCTCTACTCATGGGGTGAAGAGACCAACAAGATGTTAAAGTCTCTGGGAGTATCAACATCACTTCATACTTTTCCAAACCTCAATCATGAGCTGAACAGaactgaaatagaaaaattaaaatcctggaTTATTAAGAAATTGCCTGTTGAAGCACCAAAGGCTAATGAATAA